In Megalops cyprinoides isolate fMegCyp1 chromosome 25, fMegCyp1.pri, whole genome shotgun sequence, a single window of DNA contains:
- the LOC118772194 gene encoding peroxisome proliferator-activated receptor alpha-like isoform X1, with translation MVDMQRQCGPPSPLEDSVLGSPLCGDFIGGMDELQHISQSIDDDALSSFHVPEYQSSGTGSGSESSTVFDVLTPASSPSSGIFGAAVGQEEFGSTSLSLECRVCADRASGYHYGVHACEGCKGFFRRTIRLKLEYDRCERSCKIQKKNRNKCQYCRFQKCLSVGMSHNAIRFGRMPQSEKLKLKAEILTGEREEENPHLADQKTLAKQIYEAYLKNFNMNKAKARVILTGKTSTPPFVIHDMDTLQLAERTLVAKLFGNSDTLQDKEAEVRIFHCCQCTSVETVTELTEFAKSVPGFSGLDLNDQVTLLKYGVYEALFAMLASCMNKDGLLVAYGNGFITREFLKSLRRPFSDMMEPKFQFAMKFNALELDDSDLALFVATIICCGDRPGLVNVLHIERMQESIVQVLRLHLQANHPDDAFLFPKLLQKLADLRQLVTEHAQLVQEIKKTEDTSLHPLLQEIYRDMY, from the exons ATGGTAGACATGCAGAGGCAGTGTGGCCCGCCCTCTCCGCTGGAGGACTCTGTGCTGGGCAGCCCGCTGTGTGGGGACTTCATCGGGGGGATGGATGAGCTGCAGCACATCTCCCAGTCCATCGATGATGACGCCCTCAGCTCCTTCCATGTTCCTGAGTACCAGTCATCTGGCACCGGCTCCGGGTCCGAGAGCTCCACTGTTTTTG atGTGCTCACTCCAGCCTCGAGCCCGTCCTCAGGGATATTTGGAGCAGCAGTGGGGCAGGAGGAGTTTGGCTCCACCTCCCTCAGCCTGGAGTGCCGGGTGTGTGCGGACCGCGCGTCAGGGTACCACTACGGCGTGCACGCCTGCGAGGGCTGCAAG GGATTCTTCAGGAGGACCATCCGGCTCAAGCTGGAATATGACCGGTGCGAGCGCAGCTGCAAGATCCAGAAGAAGAACCGCAACAAGTGCCAGTACTGCCGCTTCCAGAAGTGCCTGTCCGTGGGCATGTCCCACAACG CCATCCGCTTCGGGAGGATGCCTCAGTCCgagaagctgaagctgaaggcCGAGATCCTGACAGGGGAGCGGGAGGAGGAGAACCCCCACCTGGCCGACCAGAAGACTCTGGCCAAGCAGATCTACGAGGCCTACCTGAAGAACTTCAACATGAACAAGGCCAAAGCCCGGGTCATTCTGACTGGCAAGACCAGCACACCG CCCTTTGTCATCCATGACATGGACACGCTGCAGCTGGCGGAGCGGACGCTGGTGGCCAAGCTGTTTGGGAACTCGGACACCCTGCAGGACAAGGAGGCGGAGGTGCGCATCTTCCACTGCTGCCAGTGCACCTCCGTGGAGACCGTCACCGAGCTCACAGAGTTCGCCAAGTCCGTCCCGGGTTTCTCCGGCCTGGACCTCAACGACCAAGTGACTCTGCTCAAGTACGGCGTGTACGAGGCCCTGTTCGCCATGCTGGCCTCCTGCATGAACAAGGACGGGCTGCTGGTCGCCTACGGCAACGGCTTCATCACCCGCGAGTTCCTCAAGAGCCTGCGCCGGCCCTTCAGCGACATGATGGAGCCCAAGTTCCAGTTCGCCATGAAGTTCAACGCCCTGGAGCTGGACGACAGCGACCTGGCGCTCTTCGTGGCCACCATCATCTGCTGCGGAG ACCGCCCGGGCCTGGTGAACGTGCTGCACATCGAGCGCATGCAGGAGAGCATCGTGCAGGTGCTGCGGCTCCACCTGCAGGCCAACCACCCAGACGACGCCTTCCTCTTCCCCAAGCTG